The proteins below are encoded in one region of Anguilla anguilla isolate fAngAng1 chromosome 3, fAngAng1.pri, whole genome shotgun sequence:
- the ptpn4a gene encoding tyrosine-protein phosphatase non-receptor type 4 isoform X2, producing the protein MSARFRLPAGRSYNVRASELARDRQHTEVVCNVLLLDNTVQAFKVNKHDQGQVLLDVVFKHLELTERDYFGLQLADDSSDSPRWLDPNKPIRKQLKRGSPHNLNFRVKFFVSDPNKLQEDYTRYQYFLQIKQDVLSGRLPCAHNTAALLASFAVQSELGDYSHSEHLPGYLSEFCFLHNPPQDFEKEIAKHHQQHTGLSPAQAEFSYLNAARTLELYGVELHYARDQSNTEILIGVTSAGIVVYKNRVRINCFPWLKIVKISFKCKQFFVQLRRELLETRETLLGFNMVNYRACKNLWKACVEHHTFFRLDRPLPPQKNFFAHYFTLGSKFRYCGRTEVQSVQYGKEKGIKDRAFARSPSKPLARKLISGTDWESVSRNSLSDERLETQSLPTRSPPGTPNHRNSMFAQEGTRLRPSSVGHLVDHVIHTSPGQVFANHKSASSTQANSISLDSSPSPDGTIDGQPPALPPKQSRKTVYSQIIQSHSQQELDNHVNEMYDVPASDKSMLNGVVPHDNLVLIKMRPDENGRFGFNVKGGADQKMPVIVSRVAPGTSADLCVPRLNEGDQVVLINGRDISEHTHDQVVMFIKASCESHSGELILLVRPNAIYDVVEEKLETEPDFQYIPEKSPVDPSQLDEDAWRGAMQQLKEGLSSGGLLAQFDQLYRKRPGMTMSCAKLPQNISKNRYRDISPYDATRVILKGADDYINANYINMEIPASSLINRYIACQGPLPNTCPDFWQMTWEQGSSMVVMLTTQVERGRVKCHQYWPNPSVTCTYGNFQVACLSEEGNSAFLVRDMTLTNLETTESRQLTQIQYLAWPDHGVPDDSTDFLDFVSLVRGKRAGKDEPVVVHCSAGIGRTGVLITMETAMCLIECNQPVYPLDIVRTMRDQRAMMIQTPSQYRFVCEAILKVYEEGLVKPLKSALYE; encoded by the exons AAGCACGATCAAGGACAGGTCCTGCTGGATGTAGTCTTCAAACACCTGGAGCTGACGGAGAGGGACTACTTTGGGCTGCAGCTTGCCGACGATTCCTCTGATAGTCCG AGGTGGCTGGATCCAAACAAACCCAttagaaaacaattaaaaa GAGGATCTCCTCACAATTTGAATTTCAGAGTCAAATTTTTCGTTAGCGATCCGAATAAGCTTCAGGAAGATTACACAAG GTACCAGTATTTCCTGCAGATCAAACAGGACGTTCTCAGTGGAAG GCTGCCTTGCGCCCACAACACTGCCGCCCTGCTGGCCTCGTTTGCAGTTCAGT CCGAGCTGGGAGACTACAGCCATTCGGAGCACCTGCCCGGCTACCTCTCCGAGTTCTGCTTCCTCCACAACCCGCCCCAGGACTTCGAGAAGGAGATCGCCAAGCACCATCAGCAGCACAC cGGACTGTCCCCCGCCCAGGCCGAGTTCAGCTACCTTAACGCCGCACGCACGTTGGAGCTCTACGGAGTCGAGTTGCACTATGCAAGG GATCAAAGTAACACGGAGATTTTAATCGGGGTGACGTCGGCAGGGATCGTCGTTTATAAGAACAGGGTTCGAATCAACTGCTTTCCATG gTTGAAGATTgtaaaaatatcttttaaatgtaaacagttTTTTGTTCAGCTCCGAAGAGAATTG CTTGAGACCCGGGAGACGCTGCTGGGGTTCAACATGGTGAACTACCGGGCCTGTAAGAACCTGTGGAAGGCGTGTGTGGAGCACCACACCTTCTTCCGCCTggaccgccccctccccccgcagaaGAACTTCTTCGCGCATTACTTCACCCTGGGTTCCAAGTTCCGCTACTG TGGAAGGACGGAGGTGCAGTCTGTGCAGTATGGAAAGGAGAAGGGGATCAAAGACCGGGCGTTCGCCAG GTCTCCCAGCAAGCCCCTGGCCCGGAAGCTGATCAGCGGGACGGACTGGGAATCCGTCAGCCGCAATTCCCTGTCGGACGAGCGGCTGGAGACCCAGAGCCTTCCCACCCGCTCCCCGCCCGGCACCCCCAACCA CCGGAACTCCATGTTTGCACAAGAGGGGACCCGCCTGCGACCGTCTTCCGTCGGACACCTGGTGGACCACGTGATCCACACCTCGCCCGGGCAGGTCTTCGCCAACCACAAGTCGGCCTCCTCCACCCAGGCCAACAGCATCAGCTTGGACTCGTCACC GTCTCCGGATGGTACCATCGATGGGCAGCCTCCCGCTCTGCCGCCCAAACAGTCCCGGAAGACCGTGTACAGCCAGATCATCCAGTCCCACTCCCAGCAGGAGCTGGACAACCACGTCAACGAGATGTACGACGTCCCGGCCTCGGACAAGTCCATG ctgAACGGGGTCGTTCCTCACGACAACCTGGTCTTGATCAAAATGAGGCCTGACGAAAACGGGCGATTCGGCTTCAACGTGAAG GGCGGCGCCGATCAGAAGATGCCTGTCATCGTGTCGCGGGTGGCTCCCGGAACGTCG gcTGACCTGTGCGTGCCTCGTCTGAACGAGGGGGACCAGGTGGTGCTGATCAATGGCCGGGACATCTCGGAGCACACCCACGACCAGGTGGTCATGTTCATCAAGGCCAGCTGCGAGAGCCACTCCGGGGAGCTCATCCTGCTGGTCCGGCCCAATG CCATCTACGACGTGGTGGAGGAGAAGCTGGAGACGGAGCCGGACTTCCAGTACATCCCGGAGAAGTCCCCGGTGGACCCGTCCCAGCTGGACGAGGACGCCTGGAGGGGGGCCATGCAGCAGCTGAAGGAGGGTCTGAGCAGCGGCGGGCTTCTGGCTCAGTTTGAC caACTGTACCGGAAAAGGCCTGGAATGACCATGTCGTGTGCCAAATTACCTCAGAACATTTCCAAAAACCGATACAGAGACATCTCACCTT ATGACGCAACGCGTGTTATTTTGAAGGGCGCGGACGACTACATCAATGCAAATTACATCAAT ATGGAGATCCCTGCTTCCAGCCTGATTAACCGCTACATCGCCTGCCAGGGGCCACTGCCCAACACCTGCCCAGACTTCTGGCAGATGACCTGGGAGCAGGGCTCCTCCATGGTGGTCATGCTCACCACCCAAGTGGAGCGAGGACGG GTGAAGTGTCATCAGTACTGGCCCAACCCCTCGGTCACTTGCACCTACGGAAACTTCCAggtggcctgtctgtctgaagaAGGGAACTCTGCATTTCTCGTCAGGGACATGACTCTGACCAACCTGGAA ACCACGGAGAGCCGGCAGCTGACCCAGATCCAGTACCTGGCGTGGCCCGACCACGGAGTGCCGGACGACTCCACCGACTTCCTGGATTTCGTCAGCCTGGTGCGCGGCAAGAGGGCCGGCAAGGATGAGCCGGTGGTGGTACACTGCAG CGCCGGGATTGGCCGGACCGGAGTGCtgatcaccatggaaacagcaATGTGTTTGATTGAATGCAATCAGCCCGTGTACCCGTTGGACATCGTGAGGACGATGCGAGACCAGAGGGCCATGATGATTCAGACCCCC aGCCAGTACAGGTTTGTGTGCGAAGCCATCCTGAAGGTGTACGAGGAAGGCCTGGTGAAGCCCCTGAAGTCCGCCCTGTACGAGTAG
- the ptpn4a gene encoding tyrosine-protein phosphatase non-receptor type 4 isoform X1 produces the protein MRMAGSDPANDFVWTVMSARFRLPAGRSYNVRASELARDRQHTEVVCNVLLLDNTVQAFKVNKHDQGQVLLDVVFKHLELTERDYFGLQLADDSSDSPRWLDPNKPIRKQLKRGSPHNLNFRVKFFVSDPNKLQEDYTRYQYFLQIKQDVLSGRLPCAHNTAALLASFAVQSELGDYSHSEHLPGYLSEFCFLHNPPQDFEKEIAKHHQQHTGLSPAQAEFSYLNAARTLELYGVELHYARDQSNTEILIGVTSAGIVVYKNRVRINCFPWLKIVKISFKCKQFFVQLRRELLETRETLLGFNMVNYRACKNLWKACVEHHTFFRLDRPLPPQKNFFAHYFTLGSKFRYCGRTEVQSVQYGKEKGIKDRAFARSPSKPLARKLISGTDWESVSRNSLSDERLETQSLPTRSPPGTPNHRNSMFAQEGTRLRPSSVGHLVDHVIHTSPGQVFANHKSASSTQANSISLDSSPSPDGTIDGQPPALPPKQSRKTVYSQIIQSHSQQELDNHVNEMYDVPASDKSMLNGVVPHDNLVLIKMRPDENGRFGFNVKGGADQKMPVIVSRVAPGTSADLCVPRLNEGDQVVLINGRDISEHTHDQVVMFIKASCESHSGELILLVRPNAIYDVVEEKLETEPDFQYIPEKSPVDPSQLDEDAWRGAMQQLKEGLSSGGLLAQFDQLYRKRPGMTMSCAKLPQNISKNRYRDISPYDATRVILKGADDYINANYINMEIPASSLINRYIACQGPLPNTCPDFWQMTWEQGSSMVVMLTTQVERGRVKCHQYWPNPSVTCTYGNFQVACLSEEGNSAFLVRDMTLTNLETTESRQLTQIQYLAWPDHGVPDDSTDFLDFVSLVRGKRAGKDEPVVVHCSAGIGRTGVLITMETAMCLIECNQPVYPLDIVRTMRDQRAMMIQTPSQYRFVCEAILKVYEEGLVKPLKSALYE, from the exons AAGCACGATCAAGGACAGGTCCTGCTGGATGTAGTCTTCAAACACCTGGAGCTGACGGAGAGGGACTACTTTGGGCTGCAGCTTGCCGACGATTCCTCTGATAGTCCG AGGTGGCTGGATCCAAACAAACCCAttagaaaacaattaaaaa GAGGATCTCCTCACAATTTGAATTTCAGAGTCAAATTTTTCGTTAGCGATCCGAATAAGCTTCAGGAAGATTACACAAG GTACCAGTATTTCCTGCAGATCAAACAGGACGTTCTCAGTGGAAG GCTGCCTTGCGCCCACAACACTGCCGCCCTGCTGGCCTCGTTTGCAGTTCAGT CCGAGCTGGGAGACTACAGCCATTCGGAGCACCTGCCCGGCTACCTCTCCGAGTTCTGCTTCCTCCACAACCCGCCCCAGGACTTCGAGAAGGAGATCGCCAAGCACCATCAGCAGCACAC cGGACTGTCCCCCGCCCAGGCCGAGTTCAGCTACCTTAACGCCGCACGCACGTTGGAGCTCTACGGAGTCGAGTTGCACTATGCAAGG GATCAAAGTAACACGGAGATTTTAATCGGGGTGACGTCGGCAGGGATCGTCGTTTATAAGAACAGGGTTCGAATCAACTGCTTTCCATG gTTGAAGATTgtaaaaatatcttttaaatgtaaacagttTTTTGTTCAGCTCCGAAGAGAATTG CTTGAGACCCGGGAGACGCTGCTGGGGTTCAACATGGTGAACTACCGGGCCTGTAAGAACCTGTGGAAGGCGTGTGTGGAGCACCACACCTTCTTCCGCCTggaccgccccctccccccgcagaaGAACTTCTTCGCGCATTACTTCACCCTGGGTTCCAAGTTCCGCTACTG TGGAAGGACGGAGGTGCAGTCTGTGCAGTATGGAAAGGAGAAGGGGATCAAAGACCGGGCGTTCGCCAG GTCTCCCAGCAAGCCCCTGGCCCGGAAGCTGATCAGCGGGACGGACTGGGAATCCGTCAGCCGCAATTCCCTGTCGGACGAGCGGCTGGAGACCCAGAGCCTTCCCACCCGCTCCCCGCCCGGCACCCCCAACCA CCGGAACTCCATGTTTGCACAAGAGGGGACCCGCCTGCGACCGTCTTCCGTCGGACACCTGGTGGACCACGTGATCCACACCTCGCCCGGGCAGGTCTTCGCCAACCACAAGTCGGCCTCCTCCACCCAGGCCAACAGCATCAGCTTGGACTCGTCACC GTCTCCGGATGGTACCATCGATGGGCAGCCTCCCGCTCTGCCGCCCAAACAGTCCCGGAAGACCGTGTACAGCCAGATCATCCAGTCCCACTCCCAGCAGGAGCTGGACAACCACGTCAACGAGATGTACGACGTCCCGGCCTCGGACAAGTCCATG ctgAACGGGGTCGTTCCTCACGACAACCTGGTCTTGATCAAAATGAGGCCTGACGAAAACGGGCGATTCGGCTTCAACGTGAAG GGCGGCGCCGATCAGAAGATGCCTGTCATCGTGTCGCGGGTGGCTCCCGGAACGTCG gcTGACCTGTGCGTGCCTCGTCTGAACGAGGGGGACCAGGTGGTGCTGATCAATGGCCGGGACATCTCGGAGCACACCCACGACCAGGTGGTCATGTTCATCAAGGCCAGCTGCGAGAGCCACTCCGGGGAGCTCATCCTGCTGGTCCGGCCCAATG CCATCTACGACGTGGTGGAGGAGAAGCTGGAGACGGAGCCGGACTTCCAGTACATCCCGGAGAAGTCCCCGGTGGACCCGTCCCAGCTGGACGAGGACGCCTGGAGGGGGGCCATGCAGCAGCTGAAGGAGGGTCTGAGCAGCGGCGGGCTTCTGGCTCAGTTTGAC caACTGTACCGGAAAAGGCCTGGAATGACCATGTCGTGTGCCAAATTACCTCAGAACATTTCCAAAAACCGATACAGAGACATCTCACCTT ATGACGCAACGCGTGTTATTTTGAAGGGCGCGGACGACTACATCAATGCAAATTACATCAAT ATGGAGATCCCTGCTTCCAGCCTGATTAACCGCTACATCGCCTGCCAGGGGCCACTGCCCAACACCTGCCCAGACTTCTGGCAGATGACCTGGGAGCAGGGCTCCTCCATGGTGGTCATGCTCACCACCCAAGTGGAGCGAGGACGG GTGAAGTGTCATCAGTACTGGCCCAACCCCTCGGTCACTTGCACCTACGGAAACTTCCAggtggcctgtctgtctgaagaAGGGAACTCTGCATTTCTCGTCAGGGACATGACTCTGACCAACCTGGAA ACCACGGAGAGCCGGCAGCTGACCCAGATCCAGTACCTGGCGTGGCCCGACCACGGAGTGCCGGACGACTCCACCGACTTCCTGGATTTCGTCAGCCTGGTGCGCGGCAAGAGGGCCGGCAAGGATGAGCCGGTGGTGGTACACTGCAG CGCCGGGATTGGCCGGACCGGAGTGCtgatcaccatggaaacagcaATGTGTTTGATTGAATGCAATCAGCCCGTGTACCCGTTGGACATCGTGAGGACGATGCGAGACCAGAGGGCCATGATGATTCAGACCCCC aGCCAGTACAGGTTTGTGTGCGAAGCCATCCTGAAGGTGTACGAGGAAGGCCTGGTGAAGCCCCTGAAGTCCGCCCTGTACGAGTAG